A section of the Thermotoga caldifontis AZM44c09 genome encodes:
- a CDS encoding aspartate kinase, with protein sequence MSRFVLKFGGSNLKSRDDLFKILDVVKMYKGSLIVVVSAVYGVTNQLIDAVSKIDRLDVDAFLQSLYERYRSFIGKDDEELKDRVFEIRDVLLGSKLLKEVPVEFQDYIVSHGERCSSLMITRFFNEHGLDFEEALPEQFGLVTDGKFGNATVDLEASRRNAVAFFKKNRNYVVPGFYGLHDGRVTILGRGGSDYTATSLAYCLDAERVDLYKDVSGFMTCDPKHVKNVKPVKMLSYDEAAELSYFGAKILHHATVEPLRKKGIPLYVFNINQFKGIDEPDTIITANGSTTKDVVKSISFTDDIAIVQFKGSNVGRVPGLLGQIASTFGAENINIKSVITAQTSINVLISRQDLEKSKKIVSKLNIPEVEQIDFKTNISLIAAVGNGVLQKHGIAARIFSAVSKEKINVLMISAGASEVTVYFIVSVEDRDKALRAIHEEFFGGVENEND encoded by the coding sequence TTGAGCAGGTTCGTGCTCAAGTTCGGTGGTTCGAATCTGAAGAGCAGAGACGATCTTTTCAAGATCCTGGACGTTGTGAAGATGTACAAAGGCAGCCTGATCGTGGTGGTATCCGCCGTCTACGGTGTCACGAACCAGTTGATAGACGCCGTTTCGAAGATCGATCGGCTCGACGTCGATGCTTTTCTTCAATCTCTCTACGAGCGCTACCGATCCTTCATAGGCAAAGACGACGAAGAGCTGAAGGATCGGGTTTTCGAAATCAGAGACGTTCTGCTGGGCTCGAAACTTCTGAAAGAAGTTCCCGTGGAGTTTCAGGATTACATCGTCAGCCACGGTGAGCGCTGTTCGTCTCTGATGATAACCAGATTTTTCAACGAACACGGTCTGGACTTCGAAGAGGCGTTGCCCGAGCAGTTCGGACTGGTGACGGACGGTAAGTTCGGTAACGCGACGGTCGACCTTGAGGCGAGCCGCCGGAACGCGGTTGCGTTCTTCAAGAAGAACAGAAACTACGTCGTTCCCGGTTTTTACGGGCTTCACGATGGAAGAGTCACCATACTGGGTCGCGGTGGGAGCGATTACACGGCAACTTCACTGGCTTACTGTTTGGACGCAGAGAGGGTGGACCTGTACAAAGACGTGTCCGGTTTCATGACGTGCGATCCGAAGCATGTGAAGAACGTCAAACCCGTGAAGATGCTCTCTTACGATGAAGCTGCAGAGCTCTCCTACTTCGGAGCGAAGATACTGCACCATGCGACCGTTGAACCTTTGAGAAAGAAGGGCATACCGCTGTACGTGTTCAACATAAACCAGTTCAAAGGCATCGACGAACCTGACACGATCATAACCGCGAACGGTTCGACAACGAAGGACGTGGTCAAGAGCATTTCTTTCACCGACGACATCGCCATCGTTCAGTTCAAAGGTTCCAACGTGGGTCGTGTGCCGGGCTTGCTCGGTCAGATCGCATCGACGTTCGGTGCCGAGAACATCAACATAAAATCCGTGATAACGGCTCAGACGAGTATAAACGTGCTCATCTCGCGACAGGATCTGGAAAAATCGAAGAAGATCGTTTCAAAGCTGAACATCCCGGAGGTCGAACAGATCGATTTCAAGACGAACATCTCTCTGATCGCGGCGGTGGGAAACGGTGTGCTCCAGAAACACGGGATCGCGGCGAGGATCTTTTCCGCCGTGTCTAAGGAGAAGATCAACGTTTTGATGATCTCGGCGGGTGCGTCGGAAGTGACCGTCTATTTCATCGTCAGTGTTGAAGACAGAGACAAAGCCCTCCGAGCGATACATGAAGAATTTTTTGGAGGTGTCGAAAATGAGAACGATTGA
- a CDS encoding homocysteine biosynthesis protein — translation MRTIEEINKKILSGEAVVLTAEEVVRLAKEEGVKEVARKVDVVTTATFAPMCSSGAFVNFGHTRPPMRMERIEIEGVEVYGGLAAVDGYIGVTQESKQDKSFGGAHIIELLIRGQNLRLKAEGKGTDCYPRKQFEGYVNKDMINDFFMFNPRNAYQNYAAATNSSDRTIYTYMGKLLANFGNVTYSTSGELSPLLKDPKMLTIGLGTKIFLCGTEGYVVWPGTQFRNNVQTNEHGIPISAARTLAVIGDAKRMNPRYLRAAYFKNYGVTMFIGIGVPIPVLNEEIAYYVSRSNEEITTELRDYGKAGRPVLRLVNYAELRSGWIEIEGKKVKTAPISSLAMAREIAEVLKRWIHEGQFTLTSPVKLFDEPRSMKGLEEVKQAESFRMEEPTCVNCGMCVGVCPFDALKLVDDVLKFERDLCTNCGLCSDVCPVGVKLPPL, via the coding sequence ATGAGAACGATTGAAGAAATCAACAAAAAGATTCTGAGCGGCGAAGCGGTGGTGCTCACGGCAGAAGAGGTCGTCAGGCTGGCGAAAGAAGAGGGCGTTAAGGAAGTCGCCAGGAAGGTTGATGTGGTGACGACGGCCACCTTCGCACCCATGTGCTCGAGTGGAGCGTTCGTGAACTTCGGTCACACCAGACCACCCATGAGGATGGAGAGGATAGAGATCGAAGGTGTGGAAGTCTACGGCGGTCTGGCGGCCGTGGACGGTTACATAGGTGTGACGCAGGAATCGAAGCAGGACAAAAGTTTCGGCGGAGCACACATCATAGAACTGCTCATCAGGGGACAGAATCTCAGGTTGAAAGCGGAAGGAAAAGGGACGGACTGTTATCCGAGGAAGCAGTTCGAAGGTTACGTGAACAAGGACATGATAAACGATTTCTTCATGTTCAACCCGAGGAACGCGTACCAGAACTACGCCGCGGCCACCAACAGTTCTGACAGGACCATATACACCTACATGGGTAAACTGCTCGCGAACTTTGGAAACGTCACTTATTCCACCTCGGGCGAGCTGAGCCCGTTGTTGAAAGATCCAAAGATGCTCACGATCGGCCTGGGAACGAAGATCTTCCTCTGTGGCACGGAAGGTTACGTGGTGTGGCCAGGCACGCAGTTCAGAAACAACGTGCAGACGAACGAACACGGCATACCCATCTCCGCCGCGAGGACGCTCGCCGTGATAGGCGATGCGAAGAGGATGAATCCGAGGTATCTGAGGGCTGCGTATTTCAAAAACTACGGTGTGACGATGTTCATCGGCATAGGCGTACCGATACCTGTCCTGAACGAAGAGATCGCCTATTACGTGAGCAGATCGAACGAAGAGATAACCACGGAGCTGAGGGACTACGGAAAAGCAGGAAGACCCGTGCTGAGGCTCGTCAACTACGCAGAACTCAGGTCTGGATGGATCGAGATAGAGGGTAAAAAGGTGAAGACTGCACCGATCTCGAGCCTTGCGATGGCACGCGAGATCGCAGAAGTCTTGAAACGCTGGATCCACGAAGGTCAGTTCACACTCACAAGTCCCGTCAAGTTGTTCGACGAGCCGAGGAGCATGAAGGGGCTCGAGGAAGTGAAGCAAGCCGAAAGTTTCAGAATGGAAGAACCAACCTGTGTGAACTGTGGTATGTGTGTGGGCGTGTGCCCCTTCGACGCGTTGAAACTCGTCGACGATGTTCTGAAGTTCGAGAGAGATCTCTGCACGAACTGTGGACTGTGCAGCGACGTGTGTCCCGTCGGGGTGAAGCTGCCTCCACTGTGA
- a CDS encoding UPF0280 family protein — protein sequence MRRFYRDFHSQRLQTFIVRYRETDLWIGVDRYDPHMPEAVLGLVQDLYRQLLEVAKICPEFFSSLEPVEPFDGPKIAMKMVEAAKLAGVGPTAAVAGAFADEVGEFLSKNFGCEEVIVENGGDIFIKCNGGIVSAVYAGDSPLSGRVGLKIPEGSWGVCTSSGRFGHSLSFGNADAVTVISRNATIADAFATAYCNKVKKKEDVENLLQRAINEHVLGVLVIFEDKLGVKGQFEIVLLEGDSDEAGR from the coding sequence GTGAGAAGGTTTTACAGAGATTTTCACAGTCAGAGATTGCAAACCTTCATTGTTCGATACAGAGAAACCGATCTGTGGATCGGAGTCGACAGGTACGATCCACACATGCCAGAGGCCGTGCTCGGGCTTGTTCAGGATCTGTATCGACAGCTTCTGGAGGTTGCGAAAATTTGTCCGGAGTTCTTCTCTTCGCTCGAACCGGTGGAACCGTTCGACGGACCGAAGATCGCGATGAAGATGGTCGAGGCTGCGAAGCTTGCCGGCGTCGGTCCCACCGCGGCGGTGGCTGGAGCGTTCGCGGACGAGGTTGGTGAGTTCCTGTCGAAGAACTTCGGCTGCGAAGAGGTGATCGTGGAGAACGGAGGGGACATCTTCATCAAATGCAACGGCGGCATCGTTTCGGCCGTGTACGCGGGAGATTCTCCCCTCTCTGGCAGGGTGGGATTGAAGATTCCAGAAGGTAGCTGGGGCGTCTGCACCTCCTCTGGACGGTTTGGACACTCGCTGAGCTTTGGCAACGCGGACGCGGTAACTGTGATCAGCAGGAACGCAACGATTGCAGATGCTTTCGCCACCGCTTACTGCAACAAGGTGAAAAAGAAGGAGGATGTGGAAAATCTGTTGCAACGTGCGATCAACGAACATGTACTCGGCGTTCTGGTCATCTTCGAGGACAAACTGGGCGTGAAAGGACAGTTCGAGATCGTTCTGCTGGAAGGTGATTCGGATGAAGCTGGTCGATAA
- a CDS encoding methylenetetrahydrofolate reductase, with amino-acid sequence MKLVDKIKEGPILSIEVLPPNRGHDVEEIFKTVDELMDFPISFINVTRHAPEVAYVEIDNQIVKVTKVKRPGTVGLSAALMHRYKIDVVPHVICYGMDKYQIEDLLIDLHLIGVRNVFAVRGEYENPMSEQQDRSSYKHAVELVRHIANLNRGIYLYPTEQNVPTDFCIGVAGYPEKHFEAPNMEEDLLNLKRKIDAGAHYVITQMVFDVEIYRRFVQLAREFGISVPIIPGIKPVVNLKSIYSIPKKFFVTIPEHFVSQMQQARSSEEEFKIGVRFAAKLAEGLLASGAPGIHIFTMGRAKATKAMLSLLYSKQV; translated from the coding sequence ATGAAGCTGGTCGATAAGATAAAGGAAGGTCCAATCTTGTCCATAGAGGTCCTCCCACCGAACAGGGGACACGACGTTGAAGAGATCTTCAAAACGGTCGACGAGCTGATGGATTTTCCCATATCCTTCATCAACGTCACGAGGCACGCCCCCGAAGTCGCCTACGTCGAGATCGACAATCAGATCGTGAAGGTGACCAAGGTCAAGAGGCCTGGTACGGTCGGTCTGAGTGCGGCGCTCATGCACCGTTACAAGATCGACGTTGTACCTCACGTCATCTGCTACGGTATGGACAAGTACCAGATCGAAGATCTGCTGATAGACCTGCACCTGATAGGTGTCAGAAACGTGTTCGCCGTCAGAGGCGAGTACGAAAATCCCATGAGCGAACAGCAGGATAGAAGTTCTTACAAGCACGCGGTGGAGCTGGTGAGACACATTGCGAATCTGAACAGAGGAATCTATCTGTATCCAACGGAACAGAATGTGCCCACAGATTTCTGCATCGGTGTCGCAGGTTATCCTGAGAAACACTTCGAAGCGCCGAACATGGAGGAAGATCTTCTGAATTTGAAGCGAAAGATAGACGCCGGGGCACACTACGTCATAACGCAGATGGTCTTCGACGTGGAGATATACAGAAGGTTCGTCCAGCTCGCGAGAGAGTTCGGCATAAGCGTTCCCATCATACCCGGGATAAAACCTGTCGTCAATCTGAAGAGCATTTACTCCATTCCAAAGAAGTTCTTCGTGACCATACCTGAGCACTTCGTATCGCAGATGCAACAGGCACGCAGTAGCGAGGAAGAATTCAAGATCGGTGTGAGGTTCGCCGCGAAACTCGCAGAAGGGTTGCTCGCATCGGGTGCTCCCGGCATCCACATCTTCACCATGGGTAGGGCGAAGGCGACGAAGGCCATGCTCAGCCTGCTCTATTCGAAACAGGTCTGA
- the asd gene encoding aspartate-semialdehyde dehydrogenase has translation MKRKVAILGATGTVGQRFVQLLANHPFFEITVLAASEASAGKKYADVVHWHLPCEIPEKVKDMEIVSVDSNFDCDYVFSALPSDVAGPIETRLVERGYTVFSNAASHRMDEDVPLLVPEVNLEHMKLVELQKTPGRLITNPNCSTIGLVMALKPIADLFGIEFVSVVTMQAVSGAGYPGVASLDIIDNVIPYIKNEEEKMCTEPKKILGKFTGRGIEFAGFEIVAQCNRVPVQDGHMVSAYVETSERVDIDRLIGAIENFAPLKGYKLPTAPEKPLVYLPAKDAPQPRLHRDMGNGMTVSVGRLVKVSDRALRFVALVHNTIRGAAGCAVLNAEAYEALYRAGV, from the coding sequence ATGAAAAGGAAGGTGGCGATTCTCGGCGCGACAGGCACGGTGGGGCAGAGGTTCGTACAGCTACTTGCGAACCATCCGTTCTTCGAAATAACTGTGCTCGCAGCCTCCGAAGCATCGGCCGGGAAGAAGTACGCGGACGTTGTCCACTGGCATTTACCCTGCGAAATCCCAGAAAAGGTCAAGGACATGGAGATCGTCAGCGTCGATTCGAACTTCGACTGTGACTACGTTTTTTCGGCACTGCCTTCCGACGTGGCTGGACCGATTGAGACACGTCTGGTGGAGCGGGGCTATACGGTCTTTTCGAACGCGGCGAGCCACAGGATGGACGAAGATGTACCCCTGCTCGTGCCCGAAGTGAACCTTGAACACATGAAACTCGTGGAGCTACAGAAAACGCCCGGCAGGCTGATCACCAACCCGAACTGTTCCACGATAGGCCTGGTGATGGCGCTCAAGCCCATCGCAGATCTTTTCGGGATAGAGTTCGTCAGCGTCGTAACGATGCAGGCCGTTTCGGGTGCAGGATATCCTGGGGTCGCCTCCCTGGACATCATAGACAACGTGATACCGTACATAAAGAACGAGGAAGAAAAGATGTGCACCGAACCGAAGAAGATACTGGGCAAGTTCACAGGGCGTGGCATCGAGTTCGCCGGATTCGAGATCGTTGCGCAGTGCAACAGGGTGCCCGTTCAGGATGGTCACATGGTCAGCGCTTACGTCGAGACGAGTGAAAGGGTCGACATCGACAGGTTGATAGGGGCCATAGAGAACTTTGCGCCCTTGAAAGGATACAAACTTCCCACGGCCCCGGAAAAACCTCTGGTGTATCTGCCCGCCAAGGACGCTCCACAGCCGAGACTCCACAGAGATATGGGGAACGGTATGACGGTGAGCGTGGGAAGGCTGGTGAAGGTTTCCGATCGCGCGCTCAGGTTCGTTGCTCTGGTGCACAACACGATCAGGGGTGCTGCAGGATGTGCCGTTCTGAACGCAGAAGCCTACGAAGCTCTGTACCGAGCTGGCGTGTGA
- a CDS encoding RsmD family RNA methyltransferase has protein sequence MLQITGGSLRGRKVEPVPDPRTRYTSSMVRQALFSMIDVSDKSFLELFCGSAVVSIEAISRGARRAVAVDVSKLAVQIARKNAHRLGVDLTVLCMDYRRFLEKNMERFDVVFLDPPYDLGFVSEALKLLAEKDVAETIVVEKSKREKVTIPDRFELIRQRTYGDSELLILRRSPALEPESKEVHPV, from the coding sequence CTGCTGCAGATCACGGGAGGTAGTCTGAGGGGAAGGAAAGTCGAGCCCGTTCCAGATCCAAGAACGCGCTACACCAGCTCGATGGTGCGTCAGGCGCTGTTCAGCATGATCGATGTGTCCGACAAAAGTTTTCTGGAGCTCTTCTGTGGCAGCGCCGTGGTCTCCATCGAGGCGATCAGCAGGGGCGCCAGGAGGGCCGTGGCGGTCGACGTTTCGAAGCTCGCCGTTCAGATCGCGAGGAAAAACGCCCATAGGCTCGGCGTGGATCTCACAGTGCTGTGCATGGATTACAGAAGGTTCCTCGAAAAGAACATGGAGAGATTCGATGTGGTTTTTTTAGATCCACCGTACGATCTGGGCTTTGTGAGCGAGGCGTTGAAGCTCTTAGCGGAGAAAGACGTCGCGGAGACGATCGTCGTGGAAAAGTCGAAAAGAGAGAAGGTGACGATCCCGGATCGCTTCGAGCTGATCAGGCAGAGGACTTACGGTGACAGCGAACTGCTCATCTTGAGACGTTCACCGGCTTTGGAACCAGAAAGTAAGGAAGTTCACCCGGTTTGA
- a CDS encoding 6-phospho-beta-glucosidase yields MKIAIVGAGSSYTPELISGLLQISSEIGLEEVWMHDIDERKLQIMHAFCQRLVKDNFKLFKTQDFVEAVKQAKYVVFQFRPGGLKARRLDEEIPLKYGLIGQETTGVGGFAAALRAFPVVERYIDLLDKHSEAVVINFTNPSGHVTEFVLNYLGFERFIGLCNVPINLLNQLARLLSCEMNDLFLKYYGLNHLSFVEKVWLKNEDVTEKVFQLVSHYDTPEMPAWILESLRLIVNPYLRYYLSTQTMFEKIVHEGTRAEKVIQIEEQLFKKYETESEIPKELSLRGGSLYSTAAAMLIRDLALSNSSVHIVNTRNRGAINNLPADYVLEIPCLTKANAVSPISMNDADHFAVGLIHTIKMYERLTIEAYLKRSKATAIKALLLHPLGPRSHNVKELLEDICDANRDHFQLH; encoded by the coding sequence GTGAAGATAGCGATCGTGGGAGCGGGTAGCAGTTACACTCCGGAACTCATATCTGGTCTGTTGCAGATCTCGAGCGAGATCGGACTCGAGGAAGTCTGGATGCACGATATAGACGAAAGAAAGCTTCAGATCATGCACGCTTTCTGCCAAAGGCTGGTGAAAGACAACTTCAAACTGTTCAAGACTCAGGATTTCGTTGAAGCTGTGAAACAAGCAAAGTACGTGGTCTTCCAGTTCAGACCCGGTGGTTTGAAGGCGCGCAGGCTGGACGAGGAGATCCCTCTCAAATACGGTCTCATAGGACAGGAGACCACGGGAGTTGGGGGCTTCGCTGCGGCCTTGAGGGCGTTTCCCGTCGTTGAACGGTACATCGATCTTTTGGACAAACACAGCGAGGCGGTTGTCATCAACTTCACCAACCCTTCGGGTCACGTGACGGAGTTCGTGCTGAACTACCTCGGTTTCGAACGGTTCATAGGTCTCTGCAACGTACCCATCAACCTCTTGAACCAGCTCGCTCGTCTACTTTCCTGCGAGATGAACGATCTTTTCTTGAAGTACTACGGACTGAACCATTTGAGCTTCGTTGAGAAGGTGTGGCTGAAGAACGAGGATGTCACGGAGAAGGTTTTCCAGTTGGTCTCACACTACGACACTCCGGAGATGCCGGCATGGATCTTGGAATCGTTGAGGCTCATCGTGAATCCGTACCTTCGGTACTATCTGTCGACACAGACGATGTTCGAAAAGATCGTTCATGAAGGCACACGCGCCGAAAAGGTGATCCAGATCGAGGAACAGCTCTTCAAAAAGTATGAGACGGAGAGCGAGATTCCGAAAGAACTGTCCCTGAGAGGCGGGAGCCTCTATTCCACGGCGGCAGCCATGCTGATCAGAGATCTGGCCCTTTCGAACAGCTCGGTGCACATCGTCAACACGAGGAACAGGGGCGCGATCAATAACTTGCCGGCCGATTACGTGCTCGAAATACCGTGTCTGACGAAGGCCAACGCAGTCTCACCGATCAGCATGAACGATGCAGATCATTTCGCAGTCGGGCTCATCCACACGATAAAGATGTACGAAAGACTCACCATAGAGGCGTATCTGAAGAGATCGAAAGCGACGGCGATCAAAGCCCTACTTTTGCATCCGCTCGGTCCGAGGTCTCACAACGTGAAAGAACTGCTGGAAGACATATGCGACGCCAACAGGGACCACTTCCAGCTCCATTGA
- a CDS encoding N-acetylglucosamine kinase, translating to MYFLGVDVGGTKTHVLIVDGSGNVISFHEGPGANYQGMGVEKALHNLRQAIAEALEKASLTTDELNASFFGVAGADFEYENRIVRSMLERLGLKNYAFDNDGRIALRSGTMDDVGIMISCGTGGINYACDGKRIERIGGFSTFFGERLGSYIVAGKVASAIVRAKDGRSENTIMVEMFESQIQSNIEDIMHFEYEGNYEKMREYVVLLIKILFSAARKHDFVALKILCEIVEEVLSIVRAFRSKLSFTPPIKLVLEGSFFKNADPMLLDMIQTALGRDYRLIVPKHPPVVGAVLLAAELAGYRFNEESVERLIRHWGDGA from the coding sequence GTGTACTTTCTCGGTGTGGACGTTGGAGGTACGAAGACGCACGTTCTGATCGTGGACGGATCCGGAAACGTGATCTCCTTTCACGAAGGACCCGGTGCGAACTATCAGGGAATGGGCGTGGAGAAGGCTCTTCACAATCTGAGACAGGCCATAGCAGAGGCGCTGGAGAAGGCGTCGCTGACAACCGACGAGCTGAATGCGAGTTTCTTCGGTGTCGCTGGGGCCGACTTCGAGTACGAGAACAGGATCGTGCGTTCGATGCTGGAAAGACTCGGATTGAAAAATTACGCGTTCGACAACGATGGCAGGATCGCCTTAAGGTCCGGAACCATGGACGATGTTGGCATCATGATAAGTTGCGGCACCGGTGGCATCAACTACGCGTGCGATGGAAAGAGGATCGAGAGGATTGGGGGATTCTCAACGTTCTTCGGTGAGCGTCTCGGCTCGTACATCGTTGCGGGTAAGGTGGCCTCTGCGATCGTGAGGGCGAAGGATGGAAGATCGGAAAACACGATCATGGTGGAAATGTTCGAATCTCAAATCCAATCGAACATCGAAGACATCATGCACTTCGAATACGAAGGGAATTACGAAAAGATGAGGGAATACGTGGTTTTGTTGATAAAAATCCTCTTCTCTGCCGCACGAAAACATGATTTTGTCGCCCTGAAAATACTCTGCGAAATCGTTGAGGAGGTCCTCAGCATCGTCAGGGCGTTCAGATCGAAACTGAGTTTCACACCCCCGATAAAGCTGGTGCTCGAAGGTAGTTTCTTCAAGAACGCGGATCCCATGCTTCTGGATATGATCCAGACCGCCCTCGGAAGAGATTACCGGCTGATCGTTCCGAAGCATCCGCCGGTGGTTGGGGCGGTGCTTCTGGCTGCCGAGCTGGCAGGTTACAGATTCAACGAGGAGTCGGTCGAAAGATTGATCCGTCACTGGGGGGATGGCGCGTGA
- a CDS encoding diguanylate cyclase, with translation MRFRITNAIPLVLVLLAAVFTLIVYPIWLVFPKLYQISLNHQLNSLKHQVDIAIALVQHYFSSYEKGALDERTAQRNALEELKTLRYGPEGKDYFFVLSREGMLLAHPYRSDLEGQSGFDSNDPAFAAAVRAIVEAAKQNREFAEYEWYVYGEQKLERKISAIRTFEPWGWIIGTGLYSETLEEQFKKIAGQFRRVIVVFGAVYVMISLFFVVSFNRYQKEREKLLSLQSQERERLQIILSSIPQPIAVLRNGQVIFMNQAFRKTFVQEAENSERLRPEVVQMFETILNHIKKVERNVVKAVSLHIDGTNRWFEVHAVPRFEAGEAVETTFVLIETTQQMKQIDFWKSKAETDRLTGLANRNVLERISHNLQSLGEKFCVIMLDLDGFKEINDVYGHTVGDEVLKEVARRLRENARKDTILIRYGGDEMLLIVPNADKKAGSNVAQRLQEAVKKPFQVHDLTLNLSVSVGLSQFPEDGSDLETLIRVADERLYRAKTMGRGGLCTD, from the coding sequence GTGCGGTTCAGAATCACGAACGCTATCCCGTTAGTGCTGGTCTTGCTCGCAGCAGTTTTCACACTGATAGTTTATCCGATCTGGCTGGTATTTCCAAAATTGTACCAGATATCCCTGAACCACCAGCTCAACAGTCTGAAGCACCAGGTGGACATAGCGATCGCGCTGGTGCAGCACTACTTTTCGAGTTACGAGAAAGGTGCACTCGACGAACGAACCGCCCAGAGGAACGCACTCGAAGAGCTCAAAACTCTTCGGTACGGCCCGGAGGGTAAAGATTACTTCTTCGTGCTGAGCAGAGAAGGAATGCTCCTGGCACATCCTTACAGATCGGATCTGGAAGGACAGAGCGGGTTCGATTCGAACGATCCAGCTTTCGCCGCCGCAGTGCGTGCGATCGTCGAAGCAGCGAAGCAGAACAGAGAATTCGCCGAGTACGAATGGTACGTCTACGGGGAACAGAAGTTGGAGAGAAAGATCTCCGCGATCAGAACCTTCGAACCCTGGGGCTGGATAATAGGTACGGGTCTGTACAGCGAAACCTTAGAGGAACAGTTCAAAAAGATCGCAGGACAGTTCCGGCGCGTGATCGTCGTGTTCGGTGCTGTTTACGTTATGATCTCGCTGTTCTTCGTGGTATCTTTCAACCGTTACCAGAAAGAAAGAGAGAAGCTTTTGTCGTTGCAGTCGCAAGAGAGAGAAAGGTTACAGATCATCCTGAGTTCGATACCACAACCCATCGCGGTGCTCAGGAACGGACAGGTTATTTTCATGAACCAAGCCTTCAGGAAAACGTTCGTGCAAGAAGCTGAAAACTCAGAAAGGCTGAGGCCAGAGGTCGTTCAGATGTTCGAGACAATTTTGAACCACATCAAAAAGGTTGAAAGGAACGTGGTGAAAGCAGTCTCACTCCATATCGATGGAACAAACAGATGGTTCGAAGTGCACGCAGTCCCACGTTTCGAGGCTGGAGAAGCGGTTGAGACGACCTTCGTTTTGATCGAAACGACCCAGCAGATGAAGCAGATAGACTTCTGGAAATCCAAAGCGGAGACCGACCGGCTGACGGGCTTGGCCAACAGGAACGTTCTGGAGAGAATTTCTCACAATCTTCAGAGTCTCGGTGAAAAATTCTGTGTGATCATGCTCGACCTTGATGGCTTCAAGGAGATAAACGACGTTTATGGGCACACCGTGGGAGACGAGGTGCTCAAAGAAGTCGCCCGCAGGTTGCGGGAGAACGCCAGGAAAGACACGATACTGATCCGCTATGGGGGAGACGAAATGCTGTTGATAGTTCCTAACGCGGACAAGAAAGCAGGTTCCAACGTGGCCCAAAGATTGCAAGAAGCAGTCAAGAAACCCTTCCAGGTTCACGATCTCACCCTGAATCTGAGCGTATCGGTGGGGCTTTCACAGTTTCCAGAAGACGGTAGCGATCTTGAAACGCTCATAAGAGTCGCAGACGAAAGGCTCTACAGAGCGAAGACGATGGGTAGAGGAGGTCTGTGTACAGATTGA
- a CDS encoding Cof-type HAD-IIB family hydrolase, whose amino-acid sequence MIKLVCIDLDGTLLDSKKCISERNRESIRRAVELKVHVTIFTGRSFGSAARYVRELKISIPAVFQNGALIIDPVDMKVYRSIELDSTLARHFVESCRAHSVYPVVYESFFSEKDMLVEGPYHGAFEEYFRLNAHRITLVKDLIEELRKRNGVVEVALVGNVEDVNRAIWEVSSIFHDGYTIVENQKKDGEAFVEIFGPNVGKEKALEFFLDMYGISPKEVMYIGDNLNDISIMRMVGISVAMMNAPEEVRKIATYVTQSNDDSGVAKALERFILQECVRE is encoded by the coding sequence TTGATCAAGCTCGTTTGCATAGATCTCGATGGTACGCTTCTGGACAGCAAGAAGTGCATATCGGAAAGGAACAGAGAGAGCATACGTCGCGCGGTCGAACTCAAAGTCCACGTCACGATCTTCACTGGTCGAAGCTTTGGCTCGGCGGCGCGTTACGTGAGGGAGCTGAAGATAAGCATTCCAGCCGTCTTTCAGAATGGAGCTCTGATCATCGATCCTGTGGACATGAAGGTCTACAGAAGCATCGAGCTCGATTCAACGTTGGCACGTCACTTTGTGGAATCGTGCCGCGCGCATTCGGTCTATCCTGTGGTCTACGAATCCTTCTTTTCAGAGAAAGACATGCTCGTTGAAGGACCTTACCACGGTGCCTTTGAAGAGTATTTCAGATTGAACGCGCATCGGATCACGCTGGTCAAGGACCTGATCGAAGAACTGAGGAAGAGGAACGGTGTGGTCGAAGTCGCACTCGTTGGCAACGTCGAAGACGTTAACAGAGCGATCTGGGAAGTTTCTTCGATCTTCCACGATGGCTACACGATCGTGGAAAACCAGAAGAAGGATGGAGAAGCGTTCGTGGAGATCTTCGGACCCAACGTTGGGAAAGAGAAAGCGCTCGAGTTTTTCCTGGACATGTACGGCATCAGTCCGAAGGAAGTGATGTACATCGGGGACAATCTGAACGACATCTCGATCATGCGTATGGTTGGCATCTCCGTGGCGATGATGAACGCTCCAGAGGAGGTTAGAAAAATCGCAACGTACGTCACACAAAGCAACGATGATTCTGGTGTCGCGAAAGCTCTGGAAAGGTTCATCCTTCAGGAGTGTGTTCGAGAATGA